DNA from Leptospira bandrabouensis:
TAAGTTTTCGTCGTTCTCGGTAGTTTCTAAAGTGATTTACTTTTTCCATGTTTTAAAAAAAATTCAAAATTTCCGTTATTAACGGTCTGAAATGGCCTAAAAAACGTTTTGAACGTTCTGAAGGATTAAGATTCGCATGGATAGGTTTGACTTGCAGAGGGAAAGAACCGTTAGGCTCAAATTACGCTAAATTTCCTTTCTGGAGTCCACCACCGGGCTTAGCCTAGGTGGTGTGCTCGTTTTTTCCAGCCTTTTCTTATTTCCCCGTTTGATTTCTTTATTTTTCCGTGTTTTGCGATGAGTCAGTTCTTACGGCACACTGGAATTTCCCTGATTTCCATTGAGTGGGCCCGTTTTCTTTTTGGAAATAGTCTTAAAAATTTCTTTCTAATCACAATGAATGTCTACTATGGAATCCGTTAGAAAGGAAACCATTGATGAAGAAAACCCTAACATTTAGAATTAGTTTATTCTTAATTTGTTTTACGCTTTATTTTACCAACTGTGCTACAGTAGAACCACCCAACCGTTTGCGTAAAGTGATCGATTTACAAGGTCATCGTGGGGCAAGAGGACTAAAACCAGAAAATACTTGGCCTGCCTTTGAAGAAGCGATCAAATATAAAATGGTTACATTGGAACTAGATACGGTTCTTACTAAAGACAAACGAGTGGTCATCCACCATGATTCGGATACCAATCCTGTGATCTGTCAAAACGCAGATGGTACTGAGATTAAAAAAACTTCACTTTATGAACTTACGTTAGCCGAACTGCAATCTTATGATTGTGGATCCAAAAAAAATCCTAACTTTCCAAAACAAACTCCTGTTCCTGGTACCAAACTTCTTTCCTTAGAAGAGTTTTTTGAAAAGGTAATACAAGCGGAAAAAAAATCAAAAGAAGTTTATGAGTTCAATATTGAAACAAAATTTCCGGATGACGGTTCTGCACCCGATAGTTTAGTGAAAGAACATACTGAAAAACTAATTCAAATCATTGAAAAGTATAATGTCGTAGAAAGGACAACCATTCAATCATTTGATCTTCGGACTTTGGCTGTTTCCAAGGTTAAAAATCCAAAAATTAAAACCAGTGCTTTGTTTGTTCCCACTTACTTCCAAGGTTTTTTGATGACGATTGGTTTTGGAAATGGATATCGAGAAAACATTTTGTCAGCCGCAAAAGAAAAACAAGCTGATATCATTTCTCCATACTTTCTATATGTTACACACAAATTTGTGAAAGAGTCGCATAACAAATCCATGTTGGTGATTCCTTGGACTGTCAATACAGAAAAAGAAATGAGGAGACTTGTTTCTTGTGGTGTGGATGGAATTATTTCGGATTATCCAGATTTATTGGACTCGGTAGTTCGTCAAAAACCTTAGATTCCCCAAACCACCGTACAAAGGGATGAATAAAGAGAGAGGTAATTCGTTGCCTCTTTTTCGATTCGGTAAATATCCACAATTCCTGCTGCGTTGGCAGCTTCGCCAATGCTCGCATTACCAGTTGTAAAAAAGAAACCGTATCGTTTGACACAAGCTTTCCCTTTTTTTAACGGAAGTTTTGGTAGGTTACGTTCTGAAAGTCCTAAAGAATAAGAGGCATACAAAATACCTGTAGGACCAAGACCCTGTGGTTGTCCTAAATTAACACATTGAGTGAGTAAGAAAGCGAAAATAAGAGAAACCAAAACCACAAATGATTTCGAAATGAATCGAGAGTCTTTTTTCATTCGTTTCCTGAGATCTCGACACAAAGGTTCGCATACATTCCCAAAATGGAAAAGGTGGTCCAATTAGTTTCTGTGACAGTTTGGATTTTGGATCTTGATTTCAAAAATTCTAAGGAAGCATCGCCAAAAGAAAATAGCCCTAGTACAGAGTGTATGCAAGATGTGGCCCTTCTTTTGGAAGATTCCCCTGTTCCAAAAATTCCAATTTTTGTTTTGGTATAAATATACCCTTTTGGTCCAAAACCTGGGGAGGCACAATTTCCAAAATTCAAAATAGAAATCAAAAGAAGTAGTATGTGTGAAATCAAAAACCGATTCAAAAAAAATCCTTATTTGTTTATGAGATCTTTATGTTTGTTTTTCATTTGAATGCACTTTCTTTCTGAATCAATTTGTTTCAGAAGAGTTTTTTTCACAGGAACCGGAAGACGGGGATGGTTTCCTGTAAACTTCTTTAGAATGAGTAAAGTTTCGTCAGTACAAAAGTCTGGAGCTAAACTTTTAGCAAAGGCATCTAAATAGTTTTCATCTTCACCATTGTTAAATTTGTCCAAAGCATCAAAATAAGTATCTAAGAAGCTGAGTTGGATGTCTTTTTGGTGTTCTGGAAACAAGGAATAAGACACCACACGTAGAGTTGATGAGGAGAACTGACTTGACTTTGGGTTGAGCAGAACTTGAATCCATTTTTCTTTTACAAAATGATTGGGTTCTGCTCCTTCGGCCGCCAAACTGGAATTAACTCCTCGACTAGAAGGATCGACTTTCTTTTCACGTTCGATCAGGTTTTGAATTTTGGTTCTATCCGATTCTAAGGAACTGAGTTTAATGATTAGATTCCAACGTAAGTCTTGGTCGATTTTTAAGCCGTTTACAGAAAGTTTGTTTTCTAAAAACTCATAGAGTCTTTTTTTAGAAGTCGTTGTATAAGTGGAGTCAATGAGCGAAACAAATA
Protein-coding regions in this window:
- a CDS encoding glycerophosphodiester phosphodiesterase; the encoded protein is MKKTLTFRISLFLICFTLYFTNCATVEPPNRLRKVIDLQGHRGARGLKPENTWPAFEEAIKYKMVTLELDTVLTKDKRVVIHHDSDTNPVICQNADGTEIKKTSLYELTLAELQSYDCGSKKNPNFPKQTPVPGTKLLSLEEFFEKVIQAEKKSKEVYEFNIETKFPDDGSAPDSLVKEHTEKLIQIIEKYNVVERTTIQSFDLRTLAVSKVKNPKIKTSALFVPTYFQGFLMTIGFGNGYRENILSAAKEKQADIISPYFLYVTHKFVKESHNKSMLVIPWTVNTEKEMRRLVSCGVDGIISDYPDLLDSVVRQKP
- a CDS encoding TRL domain-containing protein, yielding MKKDSRFISKSFVVLVSLIFAFLLTQCVNLGQPQGLGPTGILYASYSLGLSERNLPKLPLKKGKACVKRYGFFFTTGNASIGEAANAAGIVDIYRIEKEATNYLSLYSSLCTVVWGI
- a CDS encoding TRL-like family protein, with the translated sequence MNRFLISHILLLLISILNFGNCASPGFGPKGYIYTKTKIGIFGTGESSKRRATSCIHSVLGLFSFGDASLEFLKSRSKIQTVTETNWTTFSILGMYANLCVEISGNE